A single window of Pelagicoccus enzymogenes DNA harbors:
- a CDS encoding DUF2249 domain-containing protein, whose product MTQKTTTLDLREIVCDQRHCLVFQRLSVLEPGDWIILVNDHHPGPLGQQLHSKYGDRLSWSLGKVTENEFQGNLQLS is encoded by the coding sequence ATGACCCAAAAGACGACCACCTTGGATTTGCGGGAAATCGTCTGCGACCAGCGGCACTGCCTTGTCTTCCAGCGCCTTTCGGTTCTCGAGCCGGGCGACTGGATCATCCTCGTGAACGACCATCACCCCGGGCCCCTGGGACAGCAGTTGCATTCAAAATACGGAGACCGACTTTCCTGGTCCCTGGGCAAGGTGACGGAGAACGAGTTCCAAGGCAACCT